One Alkalibaculum bacchi genomic window carries:
- a CDS encoding ArsR/SmtB family transcription factor → MVDYKEYTVVFKALSDETRLKIVEMLSCNEMCACDILDYFQISQSTLSYHMKILTECNLICSRKDGSWVKYSLNDQVAKKIKIFWEDLTSGKDDCICNEVINKNKCK, encoded by the coding sequence ATGGTAGATTATAAAGAATATACAGTAGTGTTTAAGGCATTATCTGATGAGACTCGCTTAAAGATCGTTGAGATGTTGTCTTGCAATGAAATGTGTGCTTGCGATATTTTAGATTATTTTCAAATAAGTCAGTCTACACTTTCATATCATATGAAAATCTTAACAGAGTGTAATCTTATATGTAGCAGAAAGGATGGATCTTGGGTAAAGTATTCACTTAATGACCAAGTAGCAAAAAAGATAAAAATATTCTGGGAGGATTTAACTAGTGGGAAAGATGACTGCATTTGCAATGAAGTAATAAATAAGAATAAGTGCAAATGA
- the arsB gene encoding ACR3 family arsenite efflux transporter: MSNEKTEGIDFFEKYLTVWVLLCMAAGILIGKFLPGVPAFLEKIQYAQQNIPIAILIWIMIYPMMLKVDFQSIKNVGKNPLGVIISSGTSWLIKPFLMFGLATLFFTVVFKAFIPANLAQDYITGAVLLGAAPCTAMVFVWSKLTKGDPAHTLVQVSVNDILIIFLFVPIVSFLLGVNNVTLPWDTLIFSIVLFVVVPLVAGVFTRMYVIKNKGEDYFNEKFVTKFDGVTTVGLLLTLVIIFSFQGDVILENPFHVLLIAVPLILQNVITALFAYFMCKWAKQPHNIAAPAALIGASDFFELSVAVAITLFGADSPVVLVTTVGVLTEVPVMLALVKFVNKTRHWFPEGSNN, translated from the coding sequence ATGAGTAATGAAAAAACAGAAGGTATTGATTTTTTTGAAAAATACCTTACAGTATGGGTTCTTTTGTGTATGGCAGCGGGGATTCTTATAGGAAAATTTTTACCAGGAGTACCTGCATTTCTTGAAAAAATACAATATGCACAGCAAAATATTCCTATTGCAATATTAATTTGGATTATGATTTACCCTATGATGTTAAAAGTTGATTTTCAATCAATTAAGAACGTAGGAAAAAATCCTTTGGGTGTTATCATATCCAGTGGAACCAGTTGGTTGATTAAACCTTTTCTCATGTTCGGATTAGCTACACTATTTTTTACCGTAGTTTTTAAAGCTTTTATTCCTGCAAATCTGGCCCAAGATTATATAACAGGCGCAGTACTATTAGGTGCAGCTCCTTGTACCGCCATGGTATTTGTATGGAGTAAGCTAACAAAAGGGGATCCTGCACATACTCTAGTACAGGTTTCCGTCAACGATATACTAATTATCTTCCTTTTTGTACCAATCGTTTCGTTTTTACTTGGAGTAAATAATGTTACCCTTCCATGGGATACACTTATCTTTTCTATCGTATTATTCGTAGTTGTACCCCTTGTTGCTGGGGTCTTTACGCGAATGTACGTGATAAAGAATAAGGGAGAAGACTACTTTAATGAAAAGTTTGTTACTAAATTTGATGGAGTCACAACGGTTGGATTACTTTTAACTTTGGTAATCATCTTTTCCTTCCAAGGAGATGTTATTCTTGAGAATCCATTCCATGTTTTGTTAATTGCAGTACCATTAATACTTCAAAATGTTATTACGGCATTATTTGCATATTTTATGTGTAAATGGGCGAAACAACCACATAATATTGCAGCTCCAGCGGCCTTGATTGGAGCATCTGATTTTTTCGAACTATCTGTTGCAGTGGCAATTACACTCTTTGGAGCAGACTCACCAGTAGTACTAGTAACCACTGTAGGAGTGCTTACAGAGGTACCAGTAATGTTAGCCCTTGTTAAATTTGTTAACAAGACGAGACACTGGTTTCCTGAAGGTAGCAATAATTGA
- a CDS encoding arsenate reductase ArsC, whose protein sequence is MKKVAFICVHNSCRSQIAEALGKHLASDVFESYSAGTELKPQINQDAVRLMKKIYDIDMEKTQYSKLIDELPPIDIVVTMGCNVVCPYLSSEEKEDWGFDDPTGKSDEEFIVIINKIEKKIKELAERLRD, encoded by the coding sequence ATGAAAAAGGTTGCTTTTATATGTGTACATAATTCCTGTCGTTCACAAATTGCAGAAGCTCTGGGAAAGCATTTAGCTAGTGATGTTTTTGAAAGCTACTCTGCTGGGACAGAACTCAAGCCACAAATCAATCAAGATGCCGTTCGATTGATGAAGAAAATATACGATATCGACATGGAAAAGACTCAATACTCCAAATTAATCGATGAGCTACCCCCAATAGATATTGTCGTAACTATGGGTTGTAATGTAGTATGTCCTTATTTATCTAGTGAGGAAAAAGAGGATTGGGGTTTTGATGATCCTACGGGAAAAAGCGATGAAGAGTTTATAGTTATCATCAATAAAATAGAAAAAAAAATCAAAGAGCTTGCTGAAAGGTTGAGGGATTAA
- a CDS encoding DUF2325 domain-containing protein, producing the protein MSIVLVGGHDRLHSEYKGVGSQRGHKLKIYTQMPTKFNKAIGHPDAIVLFTSTVSHKMVGVAVKEAKKKGIPIVRCHNSSLGSLEKSLLELESTSK; encoded by the coding sequence ATGAGTATAGTATTAGTTGGTGGTCATGATCGGTTGCATAGTGAGTACAAGGGAGTTGGTTCTCAAAGAGGGCACAAATTAAAGATTTATACTCAAATGCCAACAAAATTTAACAAAGCAATTGGTCATCCAGATGCCATTGTATTATTCACCAGCACAGTTTCGCATAAAATGGTTGGCGTGGCAGTAAAGGAAGCAAAGAAAAAGGGGATACCCATAGTGCGATGTCATAATAGTAGCCTGGGATCTTTAGAAAAGTCTTTATTAGAATTAGAATCTACATCAAAATAG
- a CDS encoding DUF2935 domain-containing protein — protein MLSDLQFVKQSLGTHLFFIRIMKEHSFFLEVGFTPRDYSFTTRADQFRLEFDRLLADVIYLSNGVVSPTIIQSGEVVTPYTLNAEIASSDLTAVQIQTNLTRAEYNLVGGDLTSVNPALVQRTHMINERAIRLVSSLIQFKSIVLSSVLSCNMFTVNYPLLIDHIRREARLYLSMIQRFQRREQVDIEKQAYEQEAFWNRIMAEHSKFIRGLLDPTEEALFEIADDFGDEFDQLTEEAKQAMDQTLPISEVTDKSLESTLRIRDFNTQATEGLLGCNIRSIIIPLLGDHVLRESNHFIRLLKEFERY, from the coding sequence ATGTTATCCGATTTACAATTTGTGAAACAATCATTAGGAACACATCTATTTTTCATTCGGATTATGAAAGAACATTCATTTTTTTTAGAAGTTGGTTTTACGCCTAGGGATTATAGCTTTACAACTCGAGCAGATCAATTTCGTTTAGAATTTGATCGATTATTAGCAGATGTCATATATTTATCCAATGGTGTTGTTAGTCCCACGATTATTCAATCTGGTGAAGTGGTTACGCCTTATACATTAAATGCGGAAATCGCTTCATCTGATTTAACAGCAGTTCAGATACAAACAAATCTTACGAGAGCGGAATATAATCTAGTAGGTGGAGATTTAACCTCTGTCAATCCAGCACTTGTACAAAGAACACATATGATTAATGAAAGGGCTATCCGTTTGGTTTCTAGTCTAATACAGTTTAAATCCATCGTTTTATCAAGTGTGCTATCCTGTAATATGTTTACAGTTAATTACCCACTTCTCATCGACCATATACGCAGGGAAGCAAGGCTTTATTTAAGCATGATTCAAAGATTTCAAAGAAGAGAACAAGTTGATATTGAAAAACAAGCTTATGAACAAGAAGCCTTCTGGAATAGAATTATGGCGGAGCATTCAAAGTTCATTCGTGGACTTCTTGATCCAACAGAAGAGGCTCTGTTTGAAATCGCAGATGATTTTGGAGATGAATTTGATCAATTGACAGAAGAAGCAAAGCAAGCTATGGATCAAACTCTACCTATTTCTGAGGTTACAGATAAAAGCCTTGAATCTACCTTAAGAATTCGTGATTTTAATACTCAAGCTACGGAGGGTTTGTTGGGATGTAACATTAGATCCATTATCATACCATTATTAGGTGACCATGTATTACGTGAATCAAACCACTTTATTCGATTATTAAAAGAGTTTGAAAGATATTGA
- a CDS encoding ketopantoate reductase family protein: MKINKVGILGMGAIGGLLAAQIYDYNPQGVYILGEQERIKRYQDQGWIVVNGKDYDFTGLSPEAPRTLDLIILSVKYHHLKKAIELMKPFMGENTIIISLMNGIDTENEIGAVYGMERLLYSFIVEISAVKEGRKITANKGKIVFNSLIPNDKKVMALSEFFNRTQIVYEIADDIMKEIWWKFMINVGVNQVSAVLDAPYGKCQKIDEIRELMDEAMKEVIALSKLEGANLTEEDLMRWYPILDALNPDGMTSMLQDMRGKRKTEVEMFAGVVSRLGKKHKLPTPVNDILYQLIKAKEKAIANQTVID; the protein is encoded by the coding sequence ATGAAAATAAATAAAGTCGGGATTTTAGGAATGGGAGCCATTGGAGGCTTGCTTGCAGCCCAAATCTACGATTACAATCCTCAGGGTGTGTATATTTTAGGGGAGCAAGAGAGAATAAAAAGATATCAAGATCAAGGGTGGATTGTAGTAAATGGAAAGGATTATGATTTTACTGGTCTTAGCCCTGAAGCCCCACGAACTTTGGATCTCATTATTCTTTCAGTAAAATATCATCACTTAAAAAAGGCAATTGAACTCATGAAACCTTTTATGGGAGAGAATACCATAATTATCTCATTAATGAATGGCATAGATACGGAAAATGAAATTGGTGCCGTATATGGTATGGAGAGGCTCCTTTACTCGTTTATTGTAGAAATTTCTGCAGTCAAAGAAGGTAGAAAAATTACTGCAAATAAAGGAAAAATCGTCTTTAATTCACTTATACCTAATGATAAAAAAGTAATGGCTCTTTCTGAATTCTTTAATCGTACTCAAATTGTCTACGAAATTGCAGATGATATTATGAAGGAAATTTGGTGGAAGTTTATGATTAATGTAGGAGTCAATCAAGTCTCCGCCGTATTAGATGCTCCTTATGGCAAGTGCCAGAAGATAGATGAGATCAGAGAGCTTATGGATGAAGCCATGAAAGAAGTAATCGCACTGTCCAAATTAGAAGGTGCAAACCTTACGGAAGAAGACTTAATGCGATGGTATCCTATTTTAGATGCTTTAAATCCAGATGGTATGACTTCAATGCTACAGGATATGCGCGGAAAGAGGAAGACAGAAGTAGAAATGTTTGCAGGAGTTGTAAGTAGGCTAGGTAAAAAGCACAAACTCCCAACACCTGTAAATGATATATTGTATCAACTGATTAAAGCAAAAGAAAAAGCCATTGCAAACCAAACAGTAATAGATTAA
- a CDS encoding vitamin B12 dependent-methionine synthase activation domain-containing protein, whose protein sequence is MKIPIEDIHGIEELVCRIMNFDLLNASSKLRDAYEKTKDVAYHNFTMNAVCESHEIDEIENDIIRLKNRELLKSKLLADIFHHSTALSFLVITLYGYDEVDAKENDMLMSMFLDSWGTAFMECGQSWVLKKIAKRLKKQNLYTTHAFSPGQGEIPMEMQIPIFKILKPADIGVSLNEHYMMHPKKSISGIVGIQTEKDENSIRPCDICERRETCANAYA, encoded by the coding sequence ATGAAGATACCAATAGAAGACATCCATGGTATAGAAGAGTTAGTGTGTCGTATAATGAACTTTGATTTACTCAATGCCTCTTCCAAACTTAGAGACGCCTATGAAAAGACTAAGGATGTAGCGTATCATAATTTTACGATGAATGCTGTGTGCGAATCTCATGAAATTGATGAGATAGAAAATGATATTATCAGATTAAAAAACAGAGAGCTTTTAAAATCTAAGCTTTTAGCAGATATATTTCACCATTCGACTGCACTTTCTTTTTTAGTTATTACTCTATACGGCTATGATGAAGTTGATGCCAAGGAGAATGATATGCTAATGAGTATGTTTTTAGATAGTTGGGGTACAGCCTTTATGGAGTGTGGTCAATCATGGGTACTAAAGAAAATAGCTAAAAGATTGAAAAAGCAGAACCTCTATACAACACACGCATTTAGTCCAGGCCAAGGTGAAATTCCCATGGAAATGCAAATACCTATATTTAAAATACTTAAACCAGCAGATATTGGAGTATCTCTCAATGAACACTACATGATGCATCCTAAGAAATCCATATCAGGTATAGTTGGAATTCAAACAGAGAAGGACGAAAATTCGATAAGACCTTGTGATATATGTGAACGAAGAGAAACATGTGCAAATGCCTATGCATAA
- a CDS encoding MerR family transcriptional regulator, translated as MEYSTDKCFTIQQVEKILGIPRTKIRHYLNKDLIIVEKNEQSGYYSYSFSDLIRLAQIVYYREILDLSVDTVEKLLQTTNIEIIEDILTCQAKKAKKSIKKKEDQLNYLEFNQQMINHVHKFRNKISLVPFETFYVFPYSCYFDTNLSVYPVLYGAAEFSFDGENIKREKRCCIVFEKDLKYLNDDSVYEVCTNENAFNRDLSVYTVSLTEKDIDDPSLLLPMIQWSAKHRFRVNNPIYLVHFFPFYKGEHSYKYVEAYLPIDVL; from the coding sequence ATGGAATACAGTACAGACAAATGCTTTACTATTCAGCAAGTTGAAAAAATTTTGGGGATTCCAAGGACAAAAATCAGACATTACCTCAATAAGGACCTTATCATTGTTGAAAAGAATGAACAGAGCGGCTATTATTCTTATTCTTTTAGCGATTTGATTCGTTTAGCCCAAATTGTGTATTACCGTGAGATTCTCGATTTATCCGTAGACACAGTTGAAAAATTACTTCAAACAACTAATATTGAAATTATTGAGGACATATTAACTTGTCAAGCTAAGAAGGCAAAGAAAAGTATTAAAAAGAAGGAGGATCAACTAAATTACCTGGAATTTAATCAACAAATGATCAATCACGTGCACAAATTTCGGAACAAAATATCCTTAGTTCCTTTCGAAACCTTTTATGTATTTCCTTATTCCTGCTACTTCGATACTAATCTATCCGTATATCCTGTACTATATGGAGCAGCAGAATTTAGCTTTGATGGAGAAAATATTAAAAGGGAAAAACGCTGCTGTATTGTGTTTGAAAAAGATCTAAAGTACTTAAATGACGATTCGGTTTATGAGGTCTGTACCAATGAAAATGCATTCAATAGAGATTTGAGCGTATATACTGTGAGTTTGACAGAAAAGGATATTGACGATCCTTCCCTATTACTACCAATGATTCAGTGGTCAGCAAAACACCGCTTTCGTGTCAATAACCCTATTTATTTGGTACACTTTTTCCCGTTTTATAAGGGCGAACACTCTTATAAATATGTAGAGGCGTATTTACCAATTGATGTTCTCTAA